One Embleya scabrispora DNA window includes the following coding sequences:
- a CDS encoding phosphotransferase — MERIAWDALSVRTRTAVHALTGRIHSARPVEGGHHSALAVHLDTTDGPVFVKGIRADHPLASAQRREARIGESLAGVGPRVLWQLLVDGWDLVGFEFVHGRHAQYHEHSRDLNLLADTLTVLANLPLPAAEVPSAATRWAVRPEDTDLRAALQGHTLCHADFNPENILVTPDRLVLVDWGWAVRGPAWLDPALVVIRLIATGGQTPPTAQSWAMRMPAWRGVPDRVITDFAKAEARLWDDIAERRPEPWSRALADAAHAWVAHRMS; from the coding sequence GTGGAACGGATCGCCTGGGATGCCCTGTCGGTACGCACGCGCACGGCCGTGCACGCGCTGACCGGACGGATCCACTCGGCCCGGCCCGTGGAAGGAGGACACCACAGCGCGCTCGCGGTGCACCTGGACACCACAGACGGGCCGGTGTTTGTCAAAGGGATACGCGCAGACCACCCGCTGGCTTCGGCGCAACGACGCGAGGCACGAATCGGTGAGAGCCTGGCAGGTGTCGGGCCCCGGGTGCTATGGCAGTTGCTCGTCGACGGCTGGGATCTGGTGGGATTCGAGTTCGTGCACGGACGTCACGCCCAGTATCACGAGCACTCCCGTGACCTGAACCTGCTGGCCGACACGCTCACCGTCCTGGCGAACCTTCCCTTGCCGGCCGCCGAGGTGCCATCCGCAGCGACGCGGTGGGCGGTCCGCCCCGAAGACACGGACCTTCGTGCGGCATTACAGGGGCACACGCTGTGCCACGCCGACTTCAATCCGGAGAACATCCTCGTGACTCCGGACAGGCTCGTGCTGGTGGACTGGGGATGGGCGGTACGCGGACCGGCGTGGCTGGACCCGGCACTGGTTGTCATCCGTCTCATTGCCACCGGCGGCCAAACACCGCCAACCGCACAATCGTGGGCGATGCGGATGCCGGCGTGGCGTGGAGTGCCCGATCGAGTGATCACCGACTTTGCCAAGGCCGAGGCCCGGCTGTGGGACGACATCGCCGAGCGCCGCCCGGAGCCCTGGTCGCGCGCGCTGGCCGACGCCGCGCACGCCTGGGTTGCCCACCGTATGTCCTGA
- a CDS encoding histone-like nucleoid-structuring protein Lsr2: MARRVITEFVDDIDGKTGAGVQTHTFALDGVHYEIDLGEDTFQTLLDRLGPYFGAARKIGSRSHASGKRPRAAALGPNPADVREWAKKHGIDVNARGRVPNDVIQQYQTEN; encoded by the coding sequence ATGGCTCGCCGCGTGATTACAGAATTCGTCGACGACATCGACGGCAAGACGGGCGCAGGAGTCCAAACACACACGTTCGCGCTGGACGGTGTCCACTACGAGATCGACCTCGGGGAAGACACCTTTCAAACGCTGCTGGATCGGCTCGGTCCGTATTTCGGAGCCGCTCGGAAGATCGGATCGCGTTCGCACGCATCCGGCAAGAGGCCCCGTGCGGCGGCCTTGGGACCCAACCCGGCCGACGTGCGGGAATGGGCCAAGAAACACGGAATCGACGTCAACGCCCGGGGCCGCGTGCCCAACGACGTCATTCAGCAGTACCAGACCGAGAACTGA
- a CDS encoding lantibiotic dehydratase: protein MIGNSPGPETSLGADIAPSGGAHDDGPHRDPHTPADGVAALDRRVREVPHTADAFRRFFGGDEEPARTGSTFASAPPPFVCAGPFLLRTPLVGPMELPPWPDPADNMPDGVWRCLVWMRAAWRLPALADAVRHASPALADALDALDSEPRPTADAVRRCLPSLAKYVLRAQGRATPFGLFAGVAEGRFAETATLHAGQDHRAFARAEGAWTCALIADLENTPDVRDLLRVQCNSAAVVRGDRWILPWQPRPVNTRATTVHEVSVAHTAHVRTLRVLAACAPIRHAELVAELAYHHPDLGPDGARAVVDTLLADRLLVTDLHPPATETDALGHILRTLHHAAPDTPSHMKARIAQLRAIHHAMDEHNRTPAATGARARAALTRRMNRAVPDVIAQPLSVDTRADVNASLPRAVATEIEHLAGILARIGPHPHGSPAWRAYTDHFTRVHGTRTAVPLSDLIDPATGIGLPDTFHGTPPTPAEPPTDRDRILLRLATEAVARGEDLVLDDATIDLLAPHDPRTLRVPPHLELLLDVHAPTLEALDAGEFTLALRGVSRETGAYAGGRFTALLDAGGDLFATLSHVPTLVDGAHSAHVSFPPLSPAATHLGRVTRMAETVISIAEHRAPDPDTLTPADLAVVSDGTRLHLIRLDDRRIIEARTPHTVQLECHTPAVARFIGELARGQCADPTGDARRITAFDWGAAAHLPVLPAIRHRRTMIAPPRWLPPVAELPGPDTDMVVWAKAFTTWRTATGVPNRVRLARYDLDLTLDLTEPAHLALARAELARPMIGRVVLLGAPPPDAHGWSQQRPIEVVVPLHSTQPPLSPPPLSQIRVARRDDARSPGSWTHLRARLTGAHRTLDTTRALTTLAASLDTPWWITPEGDGALDVNVRLPGPDAFAPTAARIAAWAHHRREEGTLHGLAFEPYTPDADPWGDGALRQAAEDVHAADTAVHLHQSTTLHGVDARVVAAANIVDIVIGVYGDTHTALARLAARPRTAHPRPVPRDLARQAAHLIDPASDWAHLRHLPGGSALIDDAFAARRVALHTYHALLDAEPHAGPHPDSALDAFLHAHLARDARVPDTPKQHADVMRLARATALDPRRNPQRP from the coding sequence ATGATCGGCAACAGCCCCGGCCCGGAAACCTCTCTCGGCGCCGACATCGCCCCATCCGGCGGCGCCCACGACGACGGGCCGCACCGGGACCCACATACGCCGGCGGACGGCGTAGCCGCCCTGGACCGGCGTGTTCGCGAAGTGCCCCACACAGCGGACGCGTTCCGGCGGTTCTTCGGCGGCGACGAGGAACCCGCGCGCACCGGCTCGACGTTCGCGTCCGCTCCGCCGCCGTTCGTGTGCGCGGGCCCGTTCCTGTTGCGGACCCCTCTCGTCGGCCCGATGGAGTTGCCACCGTGGCCGGACCCCGCCGACAACATGCCCGACGGTGTGTGGCGTTGCCTGGTGTGGATGCGCGCGGCCTGGCGCCTGCCTGCGCTGGCGGATGCCGTCCGGCACGCGAGCCCGGCGCTGGCGGACGCCCTGGACGCCCTGGACTCCGAGCCCCGGCCCACTGCGGACGCGGTCCGACGGTGCCTGCCGTCCCTGGCCAAGTACGTGCTGCGGGCACAGGGCAGGGCGACGCCGTTCGGGCTGTTCGCGGGCGTCGCCGAAGGCCGGTTCGCCGAAACGGCCACTCTGCACGCGGGGCAGGACCATCGGGCGTTCGCCCGCGCCGAGGGCGCCTGGACCTGCGCCCTGATCGCGGACCTGGAGAACACGCCCGACGTCCGCGACCTGCTGCGCGTGCAGTGCAACTCCGCCGCGGTAGTGCGCGGCGACCGGTGGATCCTGCCGTGGCAACCCCGCCCGGTGAACACCAGGGCCACCACCGTGCACGAGGTGTCGGTGGCCCACACCGCGCACGTGCGCACCCTGCGGGTCCTGGCCGCCTGCGCCCCGATTCGTCACGCCGAACTCGTCGCGGAACTCGCCTACCACCACCCCGACCTCGGCCCCGATGGTGCCCGCGCCGTGGTCGACACCCTCCTCGCCGACCGACTCCTCGTCACCGATCTGCACCCGCCCGCCACCGAGACCGACGCGCTCGGCCACATCCTGCGCACCCTCCACCACGCCGCCCCCGACACGCCCTCGCACATGAAGGCCCGGATCGCGCAACTGCGGGCCATCCACCACGCGATGGACGAACACAACCGCACCCCCGCCGCCACGGGCGCCCGCGCCCGCGCCGCGCTGACCCGCCGGATGAACAGGGCTGTGCCCGACGTGATCGCGCAACCCCTGAGCGTGGACACCCGCGCGGACGTGAACGCGAGCCTGCCCCGGGCCGTCGCCACCGAGATCGAACACCTCGCCGGCATCCTCGCCCGCATCGGCCCCCACCCGCACGGCTCACCCGCCTGGCGCGCCTACACCGACCACTTCACCCGCGTCCACGGCACCCGAACCGCCGTCCCACTGTCGGATCTGATCGATCCCGCGACCGGCATCGGCCTGCCCGACACCTTCCACGGCACACCCCCCACCCCGGCCGAGCCCCCGACCGACCGGGACCGCATCCTGCTCAGGCTCGCCACCGAAGCCGTCGCCCGCGGCGAGGACCTCGTCCTGGACGACGCCACCATCGACCTCCTCGCCCCCCACGACCCCCGCACCCTGCGCGTCCCACCCCATCTCGAACTCCTCCTCGACGTGCACGCCCCCACCCTCGAGGCGCTCGACGCCGGCGAGTTCACGCTCGCCCTGCGCGGCGTCTCCCGCGAGACGGGCGCCTACGCGGGCGGACGATTCACCGCGCTGCTGGACGCCGGCGGCGACCTGTTCGCGACCTTGTCCCACGTCCCCACCCTGGTGGACGGCGCGCACAGCGCGCACGTGTCCTTCCCCCCTCTGAGTCCGGCCGCCACGCACCTGGGGCGCGTGACGCGCATGGCGGAGACGGTGATCAGCATCGCGGAACACCGCGCCCCGGACCCGGACACGCTCACCCCGGCGGATCTGGCGGTCGTCAGCGACGGCACCCGCCTGCACCTGATCCGCCTCGACGACCGCCGGATCATCGAGGCCCGCACCCCGCACACCGTGCAACTCGAATGCCACACACCCGCCGTGGCACGGTTCATCGGCGAGCTGGCGCGCGGCCAATGCGCCGACCCGACCGGTGACGCCCGCCGCATCACGGCCTTCGACTGGGGCGCGGCCGCGCACCTGCCGGTCCTGCCGGCGATCCGCCACCGGCGCACCATGATCGCCCCACCACGATGGCTACCACCGGTGGCCGAACTCCCCGGCCCCGACACGGACATGGTGGTGTGGGCGAAGGCGTTCACCACGTGGCGCACTGCCACCGGTGTCCCGAACCGGGTGCGCCTGGCCCGGTACGACCTCGACCTGACCCTGGACCTGACCGAACCCGCACACCTGGCCCTGGCCCGCGCGGAACTCGCGCGGCCGATGATCGGCCGCGTCGTACTCCTGGGCGCACCGCCCCCCGACGCCCACGGCTGGTCCCAGCAGCGACCGATCGAGGTCGTCGTGCCGCTGCACAGCACCCAACCACCACTGTCCCCACCGCCGTTGTCCCAAATTCGCGTGGCCCGCCGCGACGACGCACGGTCGCCCGGCTCCTGGACCCATCTGCGCGCCCGCCTGACCGGCGCCCACCGAACCCTCGACACCACCCGCGCCCTGACCACGCTCGCCGCTTCACTCGACACACCGTGGTGGATCACACCCGAGGGCGACGGCGCCCTGGACGTCAACGTCCGCCTGCCCGGCCCCGACGCGTTCGCGCCCACCGCGGCCCGCATCGCGGCCTGGGCGCACCACCGGCGCGAGGAAGGCACCCTCCACGGCCTCGCGTTCGAGCCCTACACACCCGACGCCGACCCGTGGGGCGACGGCGCCCTACGCCAGGCCGCCGAGGACGTCCACGCCGCCGACACCGCCGTCCACCTCCACCAGAGCACCACACTCCACGGCGTCGACGCACGGGTCGTGGCCGCCGCGAACATCGTCGACATCGTCATCGGCGTCTACGGCGACACGCACACCGCCCTGGCCCGCCTGGCGGCCCGACCACGCACGGCACACCCCCGACCCGTACCACGCGACCTCGCCCGACAGGCCGCCCACCTGATCGACCCCGCCTCCGACTGGGCCCACCTGCGGCACCTGCCCGGTGGATCGGCCCTGATCGACGACGCCTTCGCGGCCCGCCGCGTGGCCCTGCACACCTACCACGCCCTCCTGGACGCCGAACCCCACGCCGGCCCCCACCCCGACAGCGCCCTCGACGCCTTCCTCCATGCGCACCTGGCTCGCGACGCCCGCGTCCCCGACACCCCGAAACAGCACGCCGACGTCATGCGCCTGGCCCGCGCAACCGCACTCGACCCCCGCCGCAACCCGCAACGCCCATGA
- a CDS encoding (d)CMP kinase has product MRTPDDHTLPTEAITFDPQETHTLFGALVADLARKGVLALHLASVADGLDAPMRDAFHRDLARVLATGPARDLPVEHRPPAPTPDGPGTVGTALPGAGPSPTPAARTAAGLAPPWDFGRMSIDGPNAAGKTTLMLGLAHALGMPGLDTGPTYRAVAAHAIPQGIPPTDLAHHLTIVIRPGLAQRLLWRGIDIRDDDLFGPRAGANIGHVAGDPYWREAIRDLHAHICAQHRDIVVVGRDVAPTLLSDATLNVFLTADLPVRHTRRELQWAHHPERPVHVDALTERDLATRAWIAEHRPQAHRLDLDTTTLRIDQVLDTVVHSIPG; this is encoded by the coding sequence GTGCGGACCCCGGACGACCACACACTTCCCACCGAGGCCATCACCTTCGACCCGCAGGAAACCCACACTCTTTTCGGCGCGCTCGTCGCGGACCTCGCCCGCAAAGGCGTCCTCGCCCTGCACCTCGCGTCCGTGGCCGACGGCCTCGACGCCCCGATGCGCGACGCCTTCCACCGCGACCTCGCCCGCGTCCTCGCGACAGGGCCCGCGCGAGACCTCCCGGTGGAACACCGCCCCCCGGCCCCGACCCCCGACGGACCCGGCACGGTCGGGACGGCCCTGCCGGGCGCAGGCCCGTCCCCGACACCCGCAGCCAGGACGGCCGCCGGCCTCGCCCCGCCGTGGGACTTCGGCCGGATGTCGATCGACGGCCCGAACGCAGCCGGCAAGACCACCCTCATGCTCGGCCTCGCCCACGCCCTCGGGATGCCGGGCCTGGACACCGGACCCACCTACCGCGCCGTCGCCGCCCACGCGATACCCCAGGGCATACCGCCCACCGACCTCGCGCACCACCTGACGATCGTCATAAGACCGGGCCTCGCACAACGCCTGCTGTGGCGGGGCATCGACATCCGCGACGACGACCTGTTCGGTCCCCGCGCGGGCGCGAACATCGGCCACGTGGCCGGGGACCCGTACTGGCGCGAGGCCATCCGCGACCTCCACGCGCATATCTGCGCACAGCACCGCGACATCGTGGTCGTCGGCCGCGACGTCGCCCCCACCCTCCTGTCCGACGCGACCCTGAACGTGTTCCTCACCGCCGACCTCCCGGTGCGCCACACCCGACGCGAACTCCAATGGGCCCACCATCCCGAACGGCCCGTCCACGTCGACGCCCTCACCGAACGCGACCTGGCCACCCGCGCCTGGATCGCCGAACACCGCCCGCAGGCACACCGCCTGGACCTGGACACCACCACCCTGCGCATCGACCAAGTCCTGGACACCGTCGTGCACTCGATCCCCGGATGA
- a CDS encoding methyltransferase domain-containing protein, translated as MPSAWSSAFEAIDRAWFLPRVMWPFDMTGSASTVRDRDTDPDAWYEAADANVPITTQWDDGRHTGPAPGRVPTSSASMPSVVASMLGDLDAQPGHNVLEIGTGTGWNAALLTHRLGAGHVTTVEIDPAVAADAEKALHTHGLHPTVITDDGLLGHPPSAPYDRIIATAGLRRVPHAWVEQTRPGGVIVAPWGTPMTNADHIVRLIVADDGRSASGRFTTPVEFMKIRSQRPRHLDQAAYLPDGFPGDATTSTTTLTARKAGFEDPLRHPVMTAASLLVTDCALLSDRRETAVSVWLYGLTDRSWAAAILHDTHPNGVVYQSGPRRLWDEIEAAHRRWTTMGRPASDRFGLTVDADGEHPWLDTPTNRLHG; from the coding sequence ATGCCCTCGGCCTGGTCGTCCGCATTCGAAGCGATCGACCGCGCTTGGTTTTTGCCCCGGGTGATGTGGCCCTTCGACATGACCGGCTCCGCCAGCACCGTCCGCGACCGTGACACGGACCCCGATGCCTGGTACGAGGCCGCCGACGCGAACGTCCCCATCACCACCCAGTGGGACGACGGCCGACACACCGGCCCCGCCCCCGGCCGCGTACCGACCTCCTCGGCGTCCATGCCCAGCGTCGTCGCGTCCATGCTCGGCGATCTCGACGCGCAGCCTGGCCACAACGTGTTGGAGATCGGCACCGGCACCGGCTGGAATGCCGCCCTGCTCACCCACCGCCTCGGCGCCGGCCACGTCACCACCGTCGAAATCGACCCGGCCGTCGCCGCCGACGCTGAAAAGGCCCTGCACACCCACGGCCTGCACCCCACCGTGATTACCGACGACGGCCTCCTCGGCCATCCGCCGTCGGCGCCCTACGATCGCATCATCGCCACCGCGGGCCTGCGCCGGGTTCCCCACGCGTGGGTGGAACAGACACGCCCGGGCGGAGTGATCGTCGCCCCGTGGGGGACCCCGATGACCAACGCCGACCACATCGTGCGCCTGATCGTCGCCGACGACGGTCGCAGCGCGTCGGGTCGGTTCACCACACCGGTCGAGTTCATGAAAATCCGCTCCCAGCGCCCGCGACACTTGGACCAGGCCGCGTACCTGCCCGACGGATTCCCCGGCGACGCCACCACGAGCACCACGACGCTGACCGCACGAAAAGCGGGTTTCGAGGATCCGCTTCGACATCCGGTCATGACGGCCGCCTCCCTGCTCGTTACCGACTGCGCGCTCCTGAGCGACCGTCGGGAGACGGCGGTCAGTGTCTGGCTGTACGGACTCACCGACCGCTCCTGGGCAGCCGCGATCCTGCACGACACGCATCCGAACGGCGTGGTGTACCAAAGCGGCCCTCGACGCCTGTGGGACGAGATCGAAGCCGCCCACCGCCGATGGACCACGATGGGCCGCCCGGCCTCCGACCGCTTCGGCCTCACCGTCGACGCCGACGGCGAACACCCGTGGCTCGACACCCCCACCAACCGACTTCACGGATAG
- a CDS encoding DEAD/DEAH box helicase, protein MPSPLRPHQLRAVEDLLRTLTTHPRGLLAMPCGTGKSRTAVAAADRIASVLDPQDARILIVVPYLTLVRQLLGEAAEAVGADELGRVIAVCSDPHILSPLARDGGIRGRVTSRPDELVALLAPPGRATVASTYDSLPTLAAAHRLGLRPWTVTIADESHRSAGRENKPWAIIHDDDTIASRRRIYATATPWIASGTGIVGMDDEEVFGPRAHTLTSGKAVAENLLAPCRTLVPVITDAALRDAASRASDDGATYYRLGPGAALAPDMLASQLAILRAAHQYGIRRLITYHPSIAQARAFATTLEQAIRLLPHDERPTALWAGHIDSTQPRAEQRATLDRLRTPTADDSTLVVVANVQMLREGIDLPAVDAVALFGAWSSHIAVTQAIGRAQRRGDPRVSKVGYIIVPAVLGPDQDPAAALESTQWSTVVQVCSALAAADEDLAAEFIEARRAQGSAPHPSAQPRLSTGEPPSWLRITGVPAPEDFARAVTVRAIHAFTSSWDERYGAARAFFLEHGHLAPPDDHVAPSGVRLGEWLKQLRRPRTTVTAHRRRLLDAIGMCWTPHDRDRARLLADLSTFHAEHGHVNVPHAYVCPGPDGQRLDSRVNKLRTRGRASVPAPYARQLESLGFEWTPAQSHRAQFLADLRAYKDEHGDLLVPVAYTTGDPPRALGQQVNNVRTRHARGDRVDPELDAMGFVWNDAEARWQTKLAVLKTDGTDPQDMSARYATGDGMEIGRWLWAQRKAYRV, encoded by the coding sequence GTGCCATCGCCTCTGAGGCCCCATCAACTCCGCGCCGTCGAAGACCTCTTGCGCACGCTGACCACACATCCCCGCGGGCTGTTGGCCATGCCCTGCGGCACCGGAAAGTCCCGCACCGCCGTAGCCGCGGCCGACCGCATCGCGTCCGTCCTCGACCCGCAAGACGCCCGCATCCTGATCGTCGTCCCCTACCTCACACTGGTCAGGCAACTCCTGGGCGAAGCGGCCGAAGCCGTCGGAGCCGACGAACTGGGCCGCGTCATTGCCGTCTGTTCCGACCCGCACATCCTCAGCCCTCTCGCTCGTGACGGCGGCATCCGCGGCCGCGTCACCTCCCGACCGGATGAACTCGTGGCCCTTCTCGCACCCCCGGGCCGGGCCACCGTCGCCTCCACCTACGACAGCCTTCCCACGCTGGCGGCCGCCCACCGACTGGGACTACGCCCCTGGACGGTCACCATCGCCGACGAGTCCCACCGCAGCGCCGGCCGCGAGAACAAGCCCTGGGCAATCATCCACGACGACGACACCATCGCCTCCCGACGCCGCATCTACGCCACCGCGACCCCCTGGATCGCCTCCGGCACCGGCATCGTCGGCATGGACGACGAGGAAGTCTTCGGCCCTCGCGCCCACACGCTGACCTCCGGCAAGGCCGTTGCCGAGAACCTCCTCGCCCCCTGCCGCACCCTGGTTCCCGTCATCACCGACGCAGCCCTCCGCGACGCCGCCAGCCGGGCCTCCGACGACGGGGCAACCTACTACCGCCTCGGCCCCGGCGCCGCGCTCGCCCCCGACATGCTCGCCAGCCAACTCGCCATCCTGCGTGCAGCCCACCAATACGGCATCCGCCGCCTGATCACCTACCACCCCTCCATCGCTCAGGCCCGCGCGTTCGCCACCACCCTCGAACAGGCGATACGCCTGCTCCCGCACGACGAACGGCCCACCGCACTGTGGGCCGGGCACATCGACAGCACCCAACCCCGCGCCGAACAACGCGCGACGCTGGACCGCCTGCGCACACCCACCGCGGACGACAGCACCCTGGTCGTCGTCGCCAATGTGCAGATGCTGCGCGAAGGCATCGATCTGCCGGCCGTCGACGCCGTCGCCCTCTTCGGCGCCTGGTCCTCCCACATCGCCGTCACGCAAGCCATCGGCCGCGCCCAGCGCCGAGGCGACCCCCGCGTTTCCAAGGTCGGGTACATCATCGTCCCCGCCGTTCTCGGACCCGACCAGGACCCGGCCGCCGCGCTCGAATCCACGCAGTGGTCGACGGTCGTACAGGTGTGTTCCGCACTGGCGGCCGCGGACGAGGACCTGGCGGCCGAGTTCATCGAGGCACGTCGCGCCCAGGGCAGCGCCCCCCACCCTAGCGCCCAGCCGCGTCTGTCCACCGGCGAGCCGCCGTCCTGGCTGCGTATCACCGGCGTGCCCGCCCCCGAGGACTTCGCCCGCGCGGTGACCGTGCGCGCCATCCACGCCTTCACCAGTTCCTGGGACGAACGCTACGGCGCCGCGCGCGCGTTCTTCCTCGAACACGGCCACCTGGCCCCGCCCGACGACCACGTCGCCCCCTCGGGCGTGCGACTGGGGGAATGGCTCAAACAACTCCGCCGGCCCCGCACGACCGTCACCGCGCATCGGCGCCGACTGCTGGACGCGATCGGCATGTGCTGGACGCCCCACGACCGTGACCGCGCCCGCCTCCTCGCGGACCTGTCCACCTTCCACGCCGAACACGGTCACGTGAACGTACCCCACGCATACGTGTGCCCCGGACCCGACGGACAGCGACTCGACAGCCGCGTCAACAAGCTGCGGACCCGAGGGCGCGCATCGGTTCCCGCCCCGTATGCCCGGCAACTGGAGTCACTGGGCTTCGAGTGGACACCCGCACAATCCCATCGCGCGCAATTCCTGGCCGACCTGCGCGCCTACAAGGACGAGCACGGCGACCTTCTCGTGCCCGTGGCCTACACCACCGGCGACCCGCCCCGGGCCCTGGGACAGCAGGTCAACAACGTGCGAACCCGGCACGCCCGCGGCGATCGGGTGGACCCCGAACTGGACGCCATGGGGTTCGTCTGGAACGACGCCGAAGCACGATGGCAGACGAAGCTCGCCGTTCTGAAAACCGACGGCACCGACCCGCAAGACATGTCCGCTCGGTACGCGACCGGCGACGGCATGGAAATCGGAAGGTGGTTGTGGGCGCAGCGCAAGGCGTACCGGGTCTGA
- a CDS encoding ATP-binding protein: protein MPGRSKRFPGRGRSILCLTAGNTPSDVGGSRNVVAETLKTWSAPEDVREWATLVVSELLTNAIDHARCASAMVVLFAGADEFVIVVVNDGLPPTRSLTEVDPARDDAEGGRGLFLVAATSTRFGATRRLGRTIVWAGRTDQPPHTPACPTPRDRPRRCRGPRIGRRTRGRTGGNRR from the coding sequence GTGCCGGGCCGATCCAAGCGGTTTCCCGGCCGAGGACGTTCGATCCTGTGCCTCACCGCCGGCAACACGCCCTCCGACGTCGGCGGCTCCCGCAACGTCGTGGCCGAGACGCTGAAAACCTGGAGCGCGCCCGAGGATGTGCGCGAGTGGGCCACGCTCGTCGTCAGTGAACTGCTCACCAACGCGATCGACCACGCTCGATGCGCGAGCGCGATGGTGGTGCTGTTCGCCGGAGCGGACGAGTTCGTGATCGTCGTGGTCAACGACGGACTCCCTCCGACCCGTTCGCTGACCGAGGTCGATCCCGCCCGCGACGACGCCGAGGGCGGACGCGGCCTGTTCCTGGTGGCCGCCACGAGCACACGCTTCGGCGCAACCCGTCGACTCGGCCGCACCATCGTGTGGGCCGGCCGCACCGACCAACCGCCGCACACGCCCGCATGCCCCACGCCGCGCGACCGCCCCCGGCGATGCCGTGGTCCCCGCATCGGCCGTCGAACCCGCGGCCGAACGGGCGGCAACCGGCGGTAA
- a CDS encoding MFS transporter codes for MTSTNMLTSTPASTAIRDMRAAWALNAAASRLTWITTVAYLLNTHTPPTATTLLLAAGTLPAAVTATPLATALLRRHSQPRDLTRAELACAVLAAVLTLAMAIHAPATAVVGTLMALACVTAVRDPAANAHLPTLTPPDEHAHTIGTFDAATRIGTLTGYTLATACALTAPAVACALATCCHIGAALLRTPHHARSSDPSTTAKPDRHSAPATAGRWLRANPRTRRMLIARAAAEAPNTTIMIALPLILTGPDSAAVYAAVLTALSLGAVTGALTHPRLTTRLPAYPLACAALATTGLVHTARAEATQPVCAIALAFLAGLCSPHLDITSRTAHADAPAPVRLHLAALEQAAAAGTRLAALPLAALLVPLAPRAAFTAAGLTLTATAFTALITRGTRRRNFRARSRSPDVTGTGA; via the coding sequence ATGACCAGCACCAACATGCTCACTTCGACCCCGGCCAGCACCGCGATCCGCGACATGCGCGCCGCATGGGCACTGAACGCCGCTGCGTCCCGCCTGACCTGGATTACCACCGTCGCCTACCTCCTGAACACCCACACCCCACCCACGGCAACCACCCTGCTCCTCGCCGCCGGCACCCTCCCCGCCGCCGTCACCGCCACCCCCCTCGCCACCGCCCTCCTGCGACGCCACAGCCAACCCCGCGACCTCACCCGCGCCGAACTCGCCTGCGCCGTCCTCGCCGCCGTGCTCACTCTGGCCATGGCCATCCACGCACCGGCAACCGCCGTCGTCGGCACGCTGATGGCGCTCGCCTGCGTCACCGCCGTCCGCGACCCTGCGGCCAACGCCCACCTGCCCACCCTTACCCCACCCGACGAACACGCCCACACGATCGGCACCTTCGACGCCGCCACCCGGATCGGCACCCTCACCGGCTACACCCTCGCCACCGCCTGCGCCCTCACGGCACCCGCCGTCGCCTGCGCGCTCGCCACCTGCTGCCACATCGGCGCGGCACTCCTGCGCACCCCCCACCACGCCCGAAGCAGCGACCCGAGCACAACCGCGAAACCGGACCGCCACTCCGCCCCCGCGACCGCCGGACGCTGGTTGCGCGCCAATCCCCGCACACGCCGAATGCTGATCGCGCGTGCCGCGGCCGAGGCACCGAACACCACGATCATGATCGCCCTGCCTCTGATCCTCACCGGCCCCGACAGCGCCGCCGTGTACGCGGCCGTCCTGACCGCACTCTCCCTCGGCGCCGTCACCGGAGCCCTCACCCACCCCCGGCTCACCACCCGCCTACCCGCGTACCCGCTCGCCTGCGCAGCCCTGGCGACCACCGGCCTCGTACACACCGCCCGCGCCGAAGCCACCCAACCTGTCTGCGCGATAGCGCTCGCGTTCCTGGCCGGACTGTGCAGCCCGCATCTGGACATCACCTCCCGCACCGCCCACGCCGACGCACCCGCCCCCGTGCGCCTGCACCTGGCCGCCCTCGAACAGGCCGCAGCCGCAGGTACCCGACTGGCGGCTCTGCCCCTCGCGGCACTCCTCGTACCCCTCGCACCCCGCGCAGCGTTCACCGCCGCCGGACTCACCCTCACCGCAACCGCATTCACCGCCCTGATCACGCGCGGGACCCGGCGCCGAAACTTCCGGGCCCGGAGCAGGAGTCCCGACGTGACGGGCACCGGCGCCTGA
- a CDS encoding DUF397 domain-containing protein: protein MPFNAATIATAPPLVDAAHQSLAGEHRSRRRAAGDRASKTPQPEEPLSNHPRRKSSYSADVNCVEAGLGTGNDVEVADTKLPPSITLTFPNDSWTTFLNDTSRRD from the coding sequence ATGCCGTTCAACGCCGCAACCATCGCGACGGCACCCCCGTTGGTGGACGCAGCCCACCAATCACTCGCCGGCGAACACCGCAGCCGACGCCGAGCAGCCGGCGATCGAGCATCCAAGACCCCACAACCGGAGGAACCCCTGAGCAACCACCCACGCCGCAAAAGCAGTTACAGCGCCGACGTGAACTGCGTCGAGGCAGGACTGGGCACCGGCAACGACGTCGAGGTCGCAGACACCAAACTCCCGCCCAGCATCACCCTCACGTTCCCCAACGACAGTTGGACGACCTTCCTGAACGACACCTCGCGTCGAGACTGA